A single window of Nasonia vitripennis strain AsymCx chromosome 4, Nvit_psr_1.1, whole genome shotgun sequence DNA harbors:
- the LOC100119785 gene encoding aurora kinase C encodes MMKGRENNLQTSHNHLKSSNPKQSVLSEIQAQGNQEHPIKPVFNGSSALVKKEHNSRADNLNDAKKSNELMPPPRMPVATKPTEAINVQKPEISQEKKETVKPQQTRSEDKNKKKQWVITDFDIGRPLGKGKFGNVYLAREKRSKFIVAMKVLFKDQIIKADIEHQVRREIEIQTHLRHPNILRMYGYFYDDTRVYLILEYAPNGELFKELNKQPNKRFDEIRAATYISQLADALKYCHTRKVIHRDIKPENLLLGVNGELKMADFGWSVHAPSSRRETLCGTLDYLPPEMVNGQTHDHTVDLWGVGVLTYEFLVGQPPFLADTYNETYNKIKKASYKCPSYLSSGAKDLISKLLVVKPEDRLTLDGILNHPWIVKNRTTEPTKDSSKRS; translated from the exons ATGATGAAAGGCAGGGAAAATAACTTACAGACAAGTCATAATCATCTGAAAAGCAGCAATCCTAAACAGTCTGTGTTATCAGAAATCCAAGCACAAGGCAATCAGGAACATCCGATTAAACCTGTTTTCAATGGCTCAAGTgcacttgtcaaaaaagaGCACAACTCTAGAGCGGATAATTTAAACGATGCCAAAAAGTCTAATGAACTTATGCCACCTCCAAGAATGCCAGTAGCAACAAAACCTACAGAGGCAATTAATGTTCAGAAGCCTGAAATTAgtcaagaaaagaaagaaactgTAAAGCCCCAACAAACGAGGTCTGAAGACAAGAATAAAAAGAAGCAATGGGTCATAACAGACTTTGATATTGGGCGACCTTTGGGAAAGGGAAAGTTTGGCAATGTTTACTTAGCGAGAGAAAAGagatcaaaatttattgttgcAATGAAAGTATTATTTAAAGATCAAATTATTAAAGCTGATATTGAACATCAAGTACGCAGAGAAATTGAAATACAAACACATTTAAG aCATCCaaatatcttaagaatgtatGGATACTTCTATGATGACACAAGAGTTTACTTAATTTTAGAATATGCACCAAATGGTGAATTATTCAAAGAATTGAACAAACAGCCAAACAAGCGTTTCGATGAAATAAG AGCTGCAACATACATTTCGCAATTAGCTGATGCCTTAAAGTACTGTCATACAAGAAAAGTAATACATCGAGATATAAAACCTGAGAATTTGCTACTTGGAGTGAATGGTGAATTAAAAATGGCAGACTTTGGCTGGTCAGTTCATGCTCCTTCTTCTCGAAGAGAAACCCTATGTGGCACACTTGATTATTTACCTCCAGAAATGGTAAATGGTCAAACTCATGATCATACCGTTGATTTGTGGGGAGTTGGAGTTTTGACCTATGAATTTCTTGTTGGCCAACCACCATTTTTAGCAGATACATATAATGAAacatataataaaatcaaaaaagctAGCTACAAATGTCCAAGCTATTTGAGTAGTGGAGCAAAGGACCTTATTTCTAAG TTACTCGTTGTGAAACCAGAAGATAGGCTGACTTTGGATGGTATTTTAAATCATCCTTGGATTGTTAAAAATCGTACGACGGAACCAACAAAGGACAGCTCAAAAAGAAGTTAA